One segment of Oscillospiraceae bacterium MB08-C2-2 DNA contains the following:
- a CDS encoding alpha-amylase family protein — protein sequence MAEKLWWQKQLRIIQYNLQSRDCALMDPEKIARETQEMGGDSVVINVAGGGVTYFPTVSKYHAINPFLPKGRDLLKDLIDAFHSRNIKVFARIEFTLMEESVYHQKPQWVSRLADGSPRLVGAERPGNWNLIYVACPAGGYQEEGLRIFREAMEKYDIDGVFWMGGYKMPCWCEDCRRKYREHYGTEMPLTTDTGEHWADWSNHISGEIAAKCFDLMKSIDPAKPIMRHFWPFDRMGHSDIPMYATDVQQSVKEGNMLVTEAQDILSLGTRNLPEWSTPALRMKVGRSVPDFAPPVGIIHACPGMDWRHACMGEAEFLYWAAQIPANGGSYWTTLTGFPDTVTDKRMLRAMTQLNNMMKSVAGDMDGAKSIAQVAVFSDGGINVQGWAEALFCGHIEFDMLIHSQMTFERIQGYKVVILPRGFAYPQGSKEILERYVAEGGRLIIEGTSGAALAPVQGLIGAQAESIIQSNPLESTYLRIEKEGQALQQIIGDSVYIPLRGTVGFHTPGEGVKTLVSWVPPFAPANVSGLPPERASLPADHTEVPMCTLREYQKGKIMFISYEASRLVAQYALRDMFDLVGGYVKLLLGEDRLFRFEGPQRVMLTAFEKEGDYLFHLINGIGQRPLQDTIPCHNLRIHLRLNGRKAVGVHSKIAGCKVEWEANQDILSITIPSLEVWDMLRVSLG from the coding sequence ATGGCTGAAAAGCTTTGGTGGCAAAAGCAGCTGCGCATCATACAATACAATTTGCAGTCTCGTGACTGTGCTTTGATGGACCCCGAAAAGATTGCCCGGGAGACACAGGAAATGGGCGGCGATTCGGTTGTGATCAACGTGGCAGGCGGCGGGGTGACCTACTTTCCCACTGTATCCAAATACCATGCCATAAACCCCTTTCTGCCAAAGGGACGAGATCTGTTAAAAGACCTGATTGATGCATTCCACAGCCGTAACATCAAGGTGTTTGCAAGAATCGAGTTTACCTTAATGGAAGAATCGGTCTATCACCAAAAGCCCCAGTGGGTATCCCGGCTGGCGGATGGTTCACCTCGCTTGGTGGGAGCCGAGCGCCCGGGCAACTGGAACCTGATCTATGTTGCCTGCCCCGCAGGCGGCTATCAGGAAGAAGGGCTGAGAATCTTCCGGGAAGCTATGGAAAAATACGACATTGACGGTGTCTTCTGGATGGGCGGCTATAAAATGCCCTGCTGGTGTGAAGATTGCAGGCGCAAATACCGTGAGCATTATGGCACCGAGATGCCGCTGACTACTGATACTGGTGAGCATTGGGCCGATTGGTCCAATCATATCTCAGGGGAGATTGCGGCTAAGTGCTTTGATTTGATGAAGAGCATTGACCCTGCAAAGCCGATTATGCGGCATTTCTGGCCCTTTGACCGAATGGGCCACAGTGATATTCCCATGTACGCAACCGATGTGCAGCAGAGCGTGAAGGAAGGCAATATGCTGGTTACCGAGGCGCAGGATATTCTTTCCCTCGGCACCCGCAATCTTCCGGAATGGAGCACCCCGGCCCTGCGGATGAAGGTGGGCCGATCTGTTCCCGATTTTGCGCCGCCTGTGGGCATTATTCATGCCTGCCCCGGTATGGATTGGCGGCATGCTTGCATGGGAGAAGCGGAGTTCCTGTATTGGGCCGCCCAAATCCCGGCCAACGGCGGTTCTTATTGGACCACCCTGACCGGTTTCCCCGATACAGTGACTGACAAGCGCATGCTGCGGGCCATGACCCAGCTGAACAATATGATGAAAAGTGTAGCCGGGGATATGGATGGTGCCAAAAGCATAGCGCAGGTGGCGGTGTTCAGTGATGGAGGCATCAATGTGCAGGGCTGGGCAGAGGCGCTTTTCTGCGGGCATATTGAGTTTGATATGCTGATCCACAGCCAGATGACTTTTGAACGCATTCAGGGTTATAAGGTCGTCATTCTGCCTCGTGGGTTTGCCTATCCCCAAGGCTCGAAAGAGATTCTTGAGCGTTATGTTGCCGAGGGCGGCCGCCTGATTATAGAGGGAACCTCCGGTGCCGCACTGGCTCCCGTTCAGGGTTTGATCGGGGCACAGGCAGAGAGCATTATCCAGAGCAATCCTCTTGAATCCACCTATCTGCGCATTGAAAAGGAAGGCCAAGCCTTGCAGCAAATCATTGGAGACAGCGTTTATATTCCTTTGCGGGGTACAGTGGGCTTCCATACTCCCGGAGAGGGTGTAAAGACACTGGTGAGCTGGGTGCCTCCTTTTGCTCCCGCCAATGTTTCCGGTCTACCGCCGGAGCGGGCGTCCCTCCCTGCTGATCATACCGAGGTGCCTATGTGCACTCTGCGGGAATACCAGAAGGGTAAGATAATGTTTATCTCTTACGAGGCCAGCCGTTTGGTGGCTCAGTATGCCCTGCGGGATATGTTTGATCTTGTGGGCGGCTATGTAAAGCTATTGCTGGGTGAGGATAGATTGTTCCGCTTTGAAGGTCCCCAAAGAGTTATGCTGACTGCCTTTGAAAAGGAGGGGGATTATCTTTTCCACCTAATCAACGGCATCGGGCAGCGGCCCTTGCAGGATACCATTCCCTGCCATAACCTGCGGATACACCTGCGTCTGAATGGCCGAAAGGCCGTTGGGGTGCATTCCAAGATAGCTGGATGCAAAGTAGAGTGGGAGGCAAACCAAGATATCCTGAGCATCACCATCCCCTCTCTGGAAGTATGGGATATGCTGCGGGTTTCACTGGGTTAG
- a CDS encoding alpha-amylase family protein, giving the protein MSKNKQHWWENRAWRMVQTNLREIDMADISADQYVQDLQSFHANTVMINTGGIVANYNTQLPFHYKNPYLQGDSLEQIIKACHSAGIRVFARVDFSKVRMAIYEQNPQWAYLSPKGEIINYNGDVHMCFNSEYQRVHALSIMREIVELLDVDGFFMNMSGYQMSYDYTRGWMGICQCENCQRDFFRRYGHRIPLEPDESNLVYQKYLQYQRETTQEYYDDIAGAMRAIKPDICLNKIDYLRTEAGTWVEIPEMNYHYKAAEITKAAKYSFPGKVPASTTVDFIDMIYRFSAVAPQQQVLRIAEAVANGGVADYYMMARLDNNPDKSGHRPLQEMFRYLAENEADYTTGVQSLAKIALIKPRLEGFNVRNGAMMADYMGWFRFLSQYHYLFDCIEHGALEKISLDKYATVILPDIAMLSDQETQKLDAFAQRGGTLICDGEAGLRDEKNAVRNTPGLACLGIERVGLVARNIQAAYFQLSQEDPFPLFAKENTTRIHLYGDYVYADYTSETVKYMRLIPPHMFAPPERAYHTNITEYPAVTIHRHGKGHGVYIPWKPAADYYRYGFPATCRFLADLLENVLHTSRITGNLPPMVEVNYSAAPDGNARYVHLVNGSGYFINAYFDPIELHDLEVEIPYEKKPLSVESMVQKKPLPYQLADGKLTIQVDKMGLFEAVKIL; this is encoded by the coding sequence ATGTCAAAAAACAAGCAGCATTGGTGGGAGAACCGAGCATGGCGCATGGTACAGACCAATTTGCGTGAAATTGATATGGCGGATATTTCGGCCGACCAATATGTGCAGGATTTGCAGTCCTTTCACGCAAACACGGTGATGATCAACACAGGCGGCATTGTGGCTAATTACAACACCCAGCTGCCCTTTCATTATAAGAATCCATATCTTCAGGGAGATTCGCTGGAGCAGATCATAAAAGCATGCCACAGTGCAGGGATTCGGGTCTTTGCCCGTGTGGATTTTTCGAAGGTACGCATGGCGATCTATGAGCAGAACCCCCAATGGGCATACCTGAGCCCCAAGGGAGAGATCATCAACTACAATGGCGATGTTCATATGTGCTTCAACAGTGAATACCAGAGAGTTCATGCGCTGAGCATTATGCGGGAAATTGTAGAGCTGCTGGATGTGGATGGCTTTTTTATGAATATGTCCGGGTATCAAATGTCCTATGACTATACCCGGGGATGGATGGGCATATGCCAGTGCGAAAATTGCCAGCGTGATTTTTTCAGGCGGTACGGCCATCGTATCCCCTTAGAGCCGGATGAAAGCAACCTTGTCTATCAAAAATATCTGCAATACCAGCGTGAAACCACCCAGGAATACTATGATGATATAGCCGGTGCCATGCGGGCGATCAAGCCGGATATATGCCTGAATAAAATCGATTATCTGCGCACTGAGGCGGGTACATGGGTTGAAATCCCCGAAATGAACTACCACTATAAGGCTGCTGAAATCACAAAGGCCGCCAAATACTCCTTTCCGGGCAAGGTGCCTGCCTCCACTACGGTGGATTTTATCGATATGATTTATCGCTTTTCGGCTGTTGCTCCTCAGCAGCAGGTGCTCCGCATTGCAGAGGCCGTGGCCAACGGTGGTGTGGCGGATTATTATATGATGGCCCGCCTTGATAACAATCCGGATAAATCCGGCCACAGGCCATTGCAGGAGATGTTCCGTTACCTTGCGGAAAACGAGGCGGATTACACCACAGGGGTGCAGTCACTGGCAAAGATCGCCCTGATCAAGCCGAGGCTGGAAGGCTTTAATGTGCGCAACGGAGCCATGATGGCCGATTATATGGGGTGGTTCCGCTTTCTGAGCCAATACCATTATCTGTTTGATTGCATTGAACACGGTGCCCTTGAAAAGATTAGCCTGGATAAATACGCGACTGTGATTCTGCCCGATATTGCCATGCTCAGCGATCAGGAAACCCAAAAGCTGGATGCCTTTGCCCAGCGGGGCGGCACACTCATCTGCGATGGGGAAGCCGGGCTCCGGGATGAAAAAAATGCAGTCCGTAATACCCCGGGTCTTGCCTGTTTGGGTATTGAGCGGGTTGGTCTTGTTGCCCGCAATATCCAAGCGGCTTATTTTCAGCTTTCGCAGGAAGATCCATTCCCGCTGTTTGCAAAAGAAAACACCACCCGTATTCACCTGTATGGGGATTATGTTTATGCTGATTACACCTCCGAAACAGTGAAATACATGCGGCTGATTCCGCCTCATATGTTTGCACCGCCCGAGCGGGCGTATCATACCAATATTACCGAGTATCCCGCTGTAACAATACACCGCCATGGCAAAGGGCATGGGGTTTATATTCCATGGAAGCCGGCTGCGGATTATTATCGATATGGCTTTCCGGCAACTTGCCGCTTTCTGGCTGACCTGCTGGAAAATGTTTTGCATACAAGCCGCATTACAGGCAACCTGCCCCCTATGGTGGAGGTCAATTACAGTGCTGCACCGGATGGCAATGCCCGTTATGTTCATTTGGTTAATGGCAGCGGTTACTTTATCAATGCCTATTTTGACCCGATAGAGCTACACGATCTTGAGGTGGAAATTCCCTATGAAAAGAAGCCCCTGTCGGTGGAAAGCATGGTGCAGAAAAAGCCCTTGCCTTATCAGCTGGCCGATGGAAAGCTTACAATTCAAGTGGATAAAATGGGGCTGTTTGAGGCTGTGAAAATTCTATAG